Genomic DNA from Canis aureus isolate CA01 chromosome 4, VMU_Caureus_v.1.0, whole genome shotgun sequence:
GCGGAAAGTGTTGACCCTGTAGAGAAACAGTATGTGCCTTTGCCTCTTTGTGCACACTGGGTTACTATGGCCCAGAGTGAAGGAATGTTTgttcccaattttttaaatagaataaaagagcaaattcttgatgattttttttaaaaacaaaatacaagatgCTTATTCAATGCGAAATGCCACTCTTCTAAAACCTGAGACAGGATTATTGACGTTTTATGGTAGCTTCACATTCTGGTATAGTTTAATATGCCTTGGGGGCAGTTTGAAGCAGATCTTAGTGCTATTCGGTTTAAAAATGAATCCTAGATATGCAAATGatgattttcttagaaaaatgttcacaaaatgaatttatttaataacAGAGTAATGAATGTGTATGGTTATCAGTCACATGCCTATTCTGAATTAATAGCAAAAAGTTAATTGACCTAGATTGTTGATAGTGCTGTATATGCTATATAATACAACCTGGAGTACATTAAACCGACAAACTCATACTGGCAGTAGGACAGTAAAAAAGGAGTAATTGTTTTTCCAAACTTTAAAGTTCTCAAGTACAAACAGATTGAATGAAAAAAACTAAGGTGCTTTTCAAAAGAATAGCTGAATTGTTACAGGCCAAAATAGCAATATGCTACTCTCTTAATTTAGTTCAATAAGACCAGTGAAACTTTGGGTTCGCTAATAAATTCTGAGTAAATTAATGATGAAAACATAACTTGTTTCAGTGAGCCACTAAGGCAAGAATATTCTTCATACAAATACAAAATGTGGTGCAACAAACCTGGCACCTCTTTGCATAAACTGTTCATCATGACTGACTTAATGTGCTGCTGTTGTATTTCCATATATTCCTGCAATGTAGACTATATTTTAGTAACAACTGTGGAAAAAACTTGTCTTCCTCTACACAGACTAATGAGCACAATGATACCACTTTTCTGTTGAATAACAATCGCAATAATTGCCTCTCATGAGTGAGAAGTTTGTCTCAGTATTTCTAAAGCTTTTTAATTCTCTGGTTATATCAAAAGCCAGTTATATTAATGGAGAGTATTGTATACCTACCTACTACTTTAtgagaactgatttttttttttacaaagactGATTTGCATGGATTGAGTTACACTAACTGCTGTTCATTAATGAAGATTGTGGGCCCgttttaaagaaatacttgtcAACAGGAGTGGGTCCTCTGAACTTTTAAGACCAGTAGCCCTTAAGTTCCTCCAAATCCACACCCTTTATTCCTCCTTTTGCATTGTCCTCTTGTAGGTGCCTCAGCCTTGGCATCCCAGGAAAACTGTTACTGCTCATCTAATCCTAATGATGGTATCTTGTGCCCTAATTCTACTGCTTAGCAAAGAAGCAGTATGTCTTTAATAAAGGGTTCAGCCCATTACTGTTCAGCTCTAACCTGAGGCAGTACCACTCCTGTAACCCTCCTATTCTGAATTCTGAACTCCAGGTTACAAACAAGCGAACCGCTGATCCTTTCAGTGTAATGAAGCATCTACTGTCAAGGAAATCGTTTGTTAAGCCCCATATACATACTGAATTTTCAGATCCAGAGATGTTTACATTTCTGGATTAAAGTCAGTgtactttcagaaaataaaggcaTGTTTGAAATTGTTTAGATGTAAATCTTATTTGACTAttacaaaatgaagaagaaaaatactataacgtttacattttaattactattaaaGCTTTAGTCTATGCAGTAGGATTATGTCGTACTGAAAACCGGTGGCTTTCTACAGATTCTAAAGCCCAAGTAATAATATACATTTAGTCTATTTCCTTGAGACAGCTTTGAAACAATCTGATTGAAAACACATCTGAAACAACTGTCTAATCATATTTTGCTATAACAGAAAATAGATCCTTTTATATTTAACTTAAGGAAAATACACTAGTGCAAGAAAGCAAAAAATTTTGTGAAGGAAGGAATCTTTGgacttaaatatttcttaaactgtttctgtaaactttttttaaatattttatttatttattcatgagagacacagagtgagagggagagaggcagagacataggcagagagagtagcaggccccatgtcgggagcccgatgtgggactcgatcctgggactgcgggatcacgacctgagctgaaggcaaacgctcaactgctgagccacccaggtgtcccttgtgtAAACTTTAATTGCAGTTTGGACTGGCAGCATCTTAGGTACTTGATGATGCTGACCATTCAttcatagtgtgtgtgtgtgtgtgtgtgtgtgtgtgtgacagttaAAATATCACTACagccatttttaatatatatcaaaCACTTAGGTTTAATTTCATTAACAGTTGATCTTTAAATACACTGATTCATGAATAAGTGAAAACCTTACTTATAGGTTTAATAGACCTATTTTTAATATGCAGTGAACCATCACAAATGCATtatgatcttttttgttttgttttttgcattatGATCTTCAAGCAGTTACTCTCCAGAAGTTTAATCAGAATCCCTAGTAACAGCTGTACCATCAGAAATATTATTCGATAAAGCATATTGAATGTAAGAAGGAGCAGACTTAGCTTTATATGCTTAATTTCTTGAGCAAAGTAAAAAGTTAGACACCTGCATTAAAATACCCTGAATGTTTCAAAGCTGAGATTAAAATCTGATTAAAGATTTACCTAACATGTTAAAGTTAAGTAAAAGCCACCAAGTTGTCTATGAAGAAACACCAAGATGTGTTTATTATGGTATGTTATGCCACTTCACCAACCCCACATCAAGGTGAAAATGATTATGTAACAGATTTGactattttatcaaaatattcttactctttttaaaacgacttcttaaaagccatttttaaGTCCTGCTTTGTACACGGTTGTTTACATTATCTTGATTAAAGGTGTTCTGAAATTTAAATTGGCAAGCCAATTCTAGATCTTATAAAACTTAGGTgtactatattttaatatactgaaATTTTGGTAGGAGGGGAGTAGTCCTCAAAAACAATTATCAAAATGTGGcattttttatacatatttttacaaaattagccaagtggggataataatatgCTGACGAACTAGGAAATCTGAATCTAATGGAATAATACCAGTCACTAGAAAAGTCTGGCCCTGAAGTTTAGGATTTCTGTTTTGTAGTCACAGAAAGAGGTATTCCGTATCTTTGAAataggaaagaggaaataaaaggattGATTACCTCCACAAGTTCGATCTCAAAATTCCAGGGCTCTGAAGGGCAAAAAGTAGCTTGTCACTATCTGCTGTTCTAAAATTCAGGCCTTCGGTTATCAACCACATATGAAGGAGGCTGACAGTGGCAAAGGACACACATGACCGTTTTCAGACGATACAGCTGAACAGTGGGTATCTGATGTGTTACACTTGTGTGAGGATCCAGGATCCAGAAGCTGTGGATGAACTTAAATGCTACTGAGGCCCAATTTTAGAGTAAAATAACTTCACGAGAGATCCAACCCATTTACTCTGTGTGACCGGTAGATACCTTTCtttggatttatattttaaaatcactacAAAAGGCTTGCAGTTAAATGAGCCCTATAATGTATTCTGTTGCAGACCATTATGCGGTACCATGACGGAGCCCGTATATGCCTATTTAATTTGCCTATCAAAGAATGTCTCTGAGATTTTCTGAGGCTGGTGTGTACCTATTTTATCTAATGAGCGGGGTATTTTGATAGTCTCTGGACCCACCAAACGAATCGCAGATTAGTGATGCTTCCAAATAGGGGTAATCAGGGAGAGCAGACGAGAGAGAAATGAGTCCTGGGGTAATTCCTTTGACAACCCATTAATGCTGTCTTCAGCAGTGTCTGAGTGCATTTTTGATCTGAAAAGGTGATAGcgtttttcaaaaagttttctGTGGTCATGAGACTAATCCTGGAACCTAAAAGTCATTTCCAGCTTGACCACGCCACCACACTTTCCACAAAGCCACATCTCGTCTGAGTTCCTGGCCTTGGTCAGGGTTCTGAAAGCAGCCACAAATGTGTAGTCTCCGAGTGGGCACTTGTTTGTAAGTATTTATTTTCCGGAGCCCACTCAGGAGCCGAGAGAAGCTATAGGCTGTTATAGAGGACGGAACAATGAGTCAAAACAACGCCTCCCCACTTTTACACTAATGCACGGGGGAAATCCCCGGAACACTAGTGTTTGATTATGAATGGAGATTGCTTTGGGGGTGAACAGACTGGTGTTGAAAGGCCAGCAGAGAAACCTCGGAGATCCTGGTTTGGTCAAAGCACTAAAAGCCATTGGATGACTATGGAATTCCCACCCAGGAAATCTTTCATAAATGATTTCTGCAGCAAAAATATTGttgaaaagtatttatttacaCTATAGTCATAAACCATCCATTATCTGAACTTCAGTTAGTGGTTTTGCATTAGaataaatcatttatatttccacAACTATTAAGAGCTAATAACCAAACAAGTCAGCTCCAGTAATATTATTTACATTCTTATCTGCAATTCGACTACAAAGGTAACACTTAAGTCACAAAACAGAGCATACAAAAatatactttctaaaaaaaaaatccaaatattaatAGGCAGAAATATACAGCAATACTAACCcagggaatgatttttttttttccatagtaagGCAACCCATTTACATGCAGACCCTGTAACATTGTCTACATCACACAAGGCACCAAGGACACTTCCAACACAACTGCATGCATCCTAGTTTCAGAGAATATATGTACATCCCCCTTTAAATAAGTTAACCTCTGACTCATTTCAAGAGATCATaaatgctttacttttttttttcccaaaggttcAGAACTTGGAGAACAGTGCACatcaaaaatacacaaaatctgAGTGGATATACACTGAAAAAATAGTCTTTAGTTTCTCAAACAACTCAAAAAGGAGCAGATATTGCTATGTCCCTCCCATCACATTGCACTTCCATTCTCTGAGTTTATAATACATATTGCTTAGAGGGTTGGAACGACTAGACAAGCTTTGATTCACTGTTCTAGGGCCACAGAATGCAGCATAAAGGCCATGCTTCATTCACTGTACACCATTCCCCGATCAGTCCCAAGCCATAAAGTGCACATCAGCTTTGCTTCTTTCTGCTGCCCCCACCTGAAGGGTTCAGCATCTCCCAACCTACTGTAGAAGAAGTCTCAAATCAACTCTGACATTCAGAGTAAAAAATCGTACTGGGACAAAACACAAGAGAAGGGGAAGCAAAACCTAGTCAAACAACCCTTTTAAAGCAGGGTCAGGCCTCAGCCCTCTAGGCCAGGGGCCCCCACCCAACCCCTTTCTAAGCCTCCCCTATTACCTTGGGGTGCCAGTCAACTCACCTAAGAGAAACTAAGGTGGGTTGAGTTTTAGGAAGGACCTGCCTCTAAGTGGACAGGGGGCCCTTTGcccaaggaaggaagagagggacagGAAAGGGTGGTAGTGTTTGTTGTGCAGCTCGACTGGACCAGTGGACAAAGGGCCTCCGGGGCCTCAAGGAGCTGGTGTGTCAGCCCGAGTCTCATCTCAAGGTGTCCGGGTCCGAGAGGAACAAGGGGCAAGGGACCCTCCGCCGATGGTGCTGCCGTTGCTGCTGCACAGCGGCCCCCCAGCCTGCGAGCCCCCGGGGCAAGAGGCTGTAGAAGCAGCTGGCACGGATGAGGAGGGGGCGCTGCTTTTGCGCTCCTTCTGTCTCAGGTGGATCTTGGTGTGGCGCTTCCTCTCATCACTCCGGGCAAACTTGCGGCCGCAGTAGTCACAGGCAAAGGGCTTCTCGCCAGTGTGGGTGCGGATGTGGGTAGTGAGGTGGTCACTGCGGCTGAAGTTGCGCATGCAAATCCGACACTGGAAGGGCTTGTGTCCCGTGTGGATTCGGATGTGTCGGGTCAGCTCATCGGAGCGGGAGAAGCGCCGGTCACAGCCTTCTGCTGGGCACGGGTAGGGCCTCTCATGCACTGGGGTCTTGCTAGGCCTGTTGGGGTACTTGCGAGGCCTCAGAATGGGCCGCAGAGGCAGGTGGTGTGGGTTataggcggcggcggcggctgccgAGCTGCTGCCAGGCAGCCGGGGTCCCTCACTGCCTCCACTGGGCCCTggccctgtggccccagcactGGGGCCCCCCAGGGTAAAGTTGCGAATGGTGGAAAGTGGAGTGAGTGGAGGAGGGACTCGCAAGGAGTCCAGAGGGCAGGGAAAGGGTTTGCGGTCTGGGCCAGCTGTACCATGTAGGTCTCTCTGGCACTGTGATGGGAAGAATCCGGGGTAGTCTGGGATCATGGGAAACAGACCGGGGTCCGTGGCTGGCTTAGGGGAGGGGTAGGAAGGAGGTGGTGGGTaggccagagaggaggaggtggaggtggtggctgCCGACAGGAACGCCGAGGGGTCCTGGTAGAGGTCTCCTGTACAGCCAGAATAAGGAGGAGGCGGTGGCGGTGGCGAGTAGAGGTGGTCCAGGTCAGGCTGGGTCTGAGACATGGTGCACACCCCCAGGGGTCCTGTGGCCAGTGGGTTGGGGGAGGCAGAGGTGACACTGGACGAGGCTGTGGTCGAAGCTGGGGAGGTAACCCCTTGCAGGATGCCTGCACTCACAATATTGATGATGCCTTCTGGGTAGCAGCTGGCACCAGGGTACTGGGGGTCAATGGAGAACTTGCCCATGTACGTGAAGGTCTGGTTTCTAGGTGCAGAGACCGGAGCAAAGCTGCTGGGATATGGGAGATCCAAGGACCTCTTCTCTCCAGTCATGTCAATGTTGATCATGCCATCTGGGGAGGGAACAGAAAGAATGGAGGTGGAGCAATGAGAATGCAGCCAAGAATCCCTTTTCATCCCCTCTAAACATAGGTCCATTCCCAAATCCCAGGATCCTAGCACAGTAGAGCTGGGGCAGAGTCCAACAGGTGGGAAGACTGCAGCCCAGAGACAGCAAGAAGAGGGTAGCCCAGGATCCCACTGGCAGCCAGTGACAGTCTGGGACTCAAACTACCTCCAGGAAAGCAGGATGAGCTACTCCCAACCCCCACACACAGCCATCTGTGGCTCTCGTCCCCAATAAAAACACCCAATAATAGcaacaatattaaaaattccCCATCTGCCTGGAACTTCTCTCGCTCTCCTttgtctgggggcgggggggggggtcccacgGCCGGGGCTCCAGGGCAGACACTAGCCAGGAGACTGATCATCCCAGCCAGTGCCGCCCGAGAGGGGAGCCTGAGAAAGAGATCAGTGATTTCCTGGCTGCTACCCATCCGCGGTGCCTTCCCTCCCTCCGTCTCCGGCTGCGCTACAGCTGACGGCTGCTGGAGGGTATGGGGCGCCGCGGTGGAAGAAATCTATaggtttccttcccttccccaccgTCGCAGCCTTGCTCCACACCCGcacgccccagccccagccccagccccagccccagccccagccccaggcccgcGGCGGATCTTCGAGGAAggagcgggggccgcgggggacCACTTTCCACCGCATCGCCAAGGCAACCAGCGGCGCCCGTGCCCCCGCGGGCCTCCTTCGGCAGCCAGGGGGCTGCTTCCCGCCGTAGtgcgccctcctcctcctcctcctcctcgtcctcctcctcgtcctcctcctcctccttcccgcCTCGCCAACCCCCTCAACTTCGCGGGCGGCGCAGGTGGGGGCGCTCCTTCTGGCCGCTCGCGGAGCGCGCTCGGAGGTTTCCCCGGGGTCGGCGCTGCCCGGGCGGGAGCGGCGGACGCTTTCCTCCGCGCTCCGCCGCCGCTCGGCTCTCCAGCTCTCCTCCGGGGCCCCGAACTTTCCCATCACTTTGTCCCTGCCCCGGGAGCGGGGAGGCCCGGCCGCCGCCGGCCCAGCAGCCGGCACAAGCCCGAAGCCTGGGGGgccgcctcctctgctcccctccccgcgCCCGCCGGGGGCTGGGCCCGCCGCGGCGCACGCACGCCCGCTCGCCGACGACCCGCTGCATCTGCCCGCGCGCCAGCTCCGCCGAGCCGGCCCTTGCTCCCGCCGGCTCCCCGTGCACCCCGTGCGGGCAGCGGCGTCCGCCCCGTGCCCCAACCCGCTCCTCCAAGTCCTGCACACGCACCGCACCCCACCCACCACCTTCGAGCCGCGTGGGGCCCGGCCCGCGAAGGGGACGTGCGGCTTACCTCCGGCCACTCCGTTCATCTGGTCAAAGGGGCCTCCCAGTTCGGCATTGGGGAAGATGGTCACCGACGTGGCGGCGAGGTCCTCCACCGGGTAGATGTTGTCAGACAGCTGGTGCACAAAACCACTGAGAGTTACTGGGATTTTGTCTACGGCCTTGGCGGTCATCATTTGCTCCTCGCACAACCTGGAGACCCAACTCCCTCTCTACCTGGAGCGTCAGAGAAGCCGTTTTGGAGAGGATTTGGACTGAGTCTAAGTTGGTGTCTCCTTTTGCCCTCCACGCTTAAaagcaaccacaaaaaaaaaaaaaaaaatccaacaaataaAACTAGCAAACAagttgctggttttttttttttttttctaagaaagaagaaaaacgaCTATTTGCCACTGACTCTCTCTCCTGTGTTCCGGCTGGGAAGCCAGGAGTTGCCGGTGTAGTGTTATTATAACAGTCAGTGTGTCCCCTCGCCGAGCTATTAATCAATTGCTGCTCTCTCGGTTAGACGGAAAGTGTTGCTGTAAGTATTTATGGGCAGGGCCTCAATGCCCGTGACGTCGCTGCCCATATATGGACTGAGGAACAGGGCTGGGCCAGGCGGCTTCTTGCCGTCACATGGCCGATTTGCATACGGGCTCGGCAGCGCGGGCTCCGCCGGGCTCGCGACTCCCGGCTCCCGGACAGCGGGGACCCGCGGGGGTCCGGGGCGCGCGGCCCGAGCCCCAGTCCgcgtgcggggcgcggggcccggcggggggcgggggcgccgcgggggcGGCTCCGGCCGCGGGGGGAAGAGCTCGCGGGTCCTAGCTGCGGCGAGGCCTCCCCGGGCGGGGAGGAATTCCGGTTCTCCGGGACTTTCCAAAAAAGGCGAAGATCCGGTGCCGGCGGCCCCGCCTCCCCAGCCCTTGTTTGGGAGCCATTCCGGAAAATTAAACTTCGGAAAGAAACCGAGCGGAGCCGAGACACTACAGTCAAACCCCTACTCACTTTCTTGGCAGCTCAAAACCGCAAGCAAAAGGAggcagctaagaaaaaaaaaaaaaaaaaaaaagctgcatgcATTCACGGAAGCTGactgtttttttctgaattactTGGTGGAAAGAAGTGGCTGGTGATAAGAGTGAATGCGGTATTGCTTTTTTGGAAAGTCTGTGCTATTTATACGGGAGCGAAAACGGAACAGGTTcggggttgtttgtttgtttaagtattTCGGGCACCTTGGGGCTGGGGGGTAGACCCCAGGAGGAGCAGAATAACTGCGGCGAGCTTCGAGAGAAATCCTCAGCCGGAGACACCCCCCTTCCTCTGCCcgcgcgctccccgccccccttcaGCTGCCGCGCGGAGCGGGCGCCCTTCCCGGCGCGTCTGGGCGGTCGGCTGTGTGGGGGCGTCCAGATGGAGGCTTGGACACTCACCCTGCCCCGccacgcacacgcgcacacactcGTACACTCACACGCGCTCACTTCCGCTACACACACTCCCGCCCCCGCTGCCTTCTCACACACCCACTCGCACACCTTACGCTACACACCTCCCTGTTGACAGCGCGCcgggcgcccgccccgcccgccccgccgcccggggTGCCCCGCAGCACAGCCTCCGCGCCTTCCCCGCCCCGACGGGCGCGCCTGCCCGCAGCCCGGCCCTACCCCGCAACACGCACGCTCGGGAGAGCCTCGCCGCCTGGCCTCGCCGGGAGCCGCCCCGGGAGCCCGCGGGCCGCGTCGCTAACCTCAATTCCCAGCCGCCATCACCCCACGCGCGCTTCCCTCTTGGAGTAAACACGTAAACAACCACAACCACAACCACAACCACAACCACACCGTCCCGCATGGAGGCCTTCCTGTTTAGTTCCCGAAGGAAAATCTTTAAGAACTTGAAGGGGGCCCAGGCAGCGGCGGGTCCTGGCTCGCAGCACGCCCGGCTCCTGCCTCCCGGCCCGCCCGCGGGAGGTGGTCCCGGGGCCcgagcccgccgccgccgcctggcTCCGCGCCGCCCCGAAACCGACACCACCTGGGACAGAGCGCGCGGGCAGCGTccggggcccggcccggccccctcccgcccccctcccgccccccggcccgggaCGGCCGCAGCCTCGTGCGCACCCCGGCGGGCGAGAGCCACGACGCCACGCCGTGGAGGAAGCGCGCGCTGCAGGCGGCTCTCGCGCCGCTcacctgccgccgccgccgccgccgccgccagcccgCTCCCCCCCGGCCCCGAGCGCGCGCGGCGGTCGGGACCCGCGGGGAGGCCGCCGGCGGCTTCTGCTCCTCCGCCCCGGCGTCGCGTCTCCCCCTGCCCGCCGCGAAATCGTCTCGTCAGGCGGCCGGCCACCTTCCTGACTTCCAACGCCCAGGAAAAAAATTGGGGAAAGTTTATCGCCCGCATCGCGCGCTCTTTCCCAgttggagataaaaataaaaggggaaggaaggaaatcgCGGGGACGTTAGCGCCCTTGTAGAGACCCCACCCTCGGCGTAAACGTGCAAAGTCCCatttcgttaaaaaaaaaaaaaaagaaagaaagaaagaaaaaaaaaaaccaagaacagAACGCCGCTCGCTTACCACGTGCGCCAGCCCGCTCCGCCTGCGCTCCGGCCGGTCCCGCGGCCCCCGCGCTGGCCACCGGCAAGACGACGCCTCGGAGGGGAGCCCGACTCGCATCTCCAGCCTGGAGTCCGAAAGAAGTGGCGGGGGGGAGCCGGATTATGCAAATGTGGGTCGTGGCAGCGGGACTCGGGTTACGGCCCCGCCGGCCTCCGAGGTGAGGCCCCCACACGCACGCAGCGGGCGCGGCGGCTGCCGGCGCTTCGCTCCTCTCCACGCACATGGGCGGGCGAGTCTCCGGGGCCGCCCCGCGCCGGGCGCCGCTGCCAACGCCGTCGGaggccgccccgcgccgcccggagGGGGAGCTCCTGGACGCCCGAGCGGCGCTGGGAAGGGCGCAGAGGCCGGGGCGCAGGCGGGGGCGGCCCTGGCAGAGGGGGCCCTGCGGTGCGCGGCTGCCACCCTTGCCGAAGGAGGAGGCCGAGTTGGGGCGGGGGTGAGACCCGGAAGGCCCCCCCAGGAGAGGCGGGCTCGCCTGGCCCGTCTGACAAGCGCATTAGAGTGAGTGGGAGTGACGGACCCTCTGGAATTACCCCGAGCTTTCTAATAACCCACACCTCTGAAGAGCCGCGCGCGGCCcggcccgcggggggcgggggcgggggcgggggggcagcctggggcgCGGGCAGCCCCCGGCGGGGCGGCGGCGAGGCTCCGCGGGCTCCCGGGAGGGCGCCTGGGGCCAGTCCTGGgtgggagcccccccccccaacccctgctggAAACGGCTCTGGAGATACTTCCTGTAAccaccttcttcttttccttcttgtttgAAGAGTGGTGATGGAACGGAGTCGAGCCAACCACTCCGTGATCGGTACTGGGAAGGCTAAAGCGACTTGCCTAAAGTCACGCAGCTGGTAAGTGCTGGTGTCCGCCTTGCAACCGGGTCTCCGGATTCCAAGGACACTGCTCCGGTCCCTACATCCCTCTCGCAGGAAAACCCGGTTCTGGAAAGGGAGCAGCTCTTGGAGGACGGAGAGCTCGGGTCGGCCCACTAGGGAAGAAATGGGTCACCTTCGCCAACTTCATCTCTTTTCTTCGGCATTTCTGAGGAGAggaaagctgaggtcagggctTTCAAAGGGCAAGGGCCGCAGGGCCGCCGTGGGCACACACTCCTCCCCAGGATGAAGGCAGAATTTGAATTCTCGGGCTCTCTAGACCTAGGTTATGGATGGAGTAAGCAGGTTGGCACAGAGCCAGCAAATTAATAGGCCCTCTAATAGGAGAAGTCGAGCGCACAGGATCCTTCCAGGAGGGTGTAagtgaggaaagaaagaggtagagaccAGAACAACTCTGCAGAGTTTACAGAGCCCCTCCTGTGCCAGAGAATGACACTTAGTACAGAGATGTGCCAGGGCAGCTACTTTGAGGCACTTGAACTTATTCTgatcaaaaaactaaaagagCCAACCTTTACAAATAAATTGATTCTTAAAtcactcccccccaaaaaaaccctgaaaaaaaaaactgaacaaattaaatgtctttctttaaaatagagtTGTCAAAAGGCCCAAGTAAATGGAGCACTCCAAGGTGTGTCAGGATTATTAATGCCAGATTCAGATGTGCTTTGTCCTGAATTCCAGATCcaaaaagggaaggggaaaggaaggaggggagcaTTTGGTGGGCTTGCCCCTGTGCCTGGGGGATTGGGTGGGAGGGAAGAGCAAGCGTAGCAGCCGGGGGCTTCCAGCTAGCACTCAGTCTCCTCTGTAAGGGGTCTCCAGCTTTTCTTTCCCCCATGATGTGGACTTAGAATCACAATCAACCATGAGGCATATCACAAATAATATGTTAACATTTGCATTTTGAtttattaagaaacatttttaacatcATTAGAAGCGATTCCTATTGCAATGTCCTTTTCACTCACTCCCATTCTGATACTGCTACTGGAGTGGGAATCAAAGGGATGTCAGAATTGCTCTTAACTACGGACACACGTGAAAGTACAGATCCGAACTCGAATGGCATAGGACATGTGCATCTCAGTGAAAACCAGGCTAATTGCCAACTCTGCCGTCCAGCCAAGCCCTTCTTAAAGGTGCCCACATGTGCAGAGAAAACTGATAAATGGTTCCCTGCATTCAGCATCTCACTAGGCATCCAGTAATCCCAGAGACTATAAAACAAGCACAGATTAGGCCAGTCAGAGTTGTTGGGAAGCCTGAGAGCAACATTGCTTCACACCAGTTCAGTGTGCAACCAAAATTGTGTTTTGTTGGCACAAATCATCCAGACAGGAGGAAATAAGACTCCTGTGATCTCATGTTGTAGCAGCAGCACTGGCTTAAGCAGAGGTTGCTCAGTTCACCTATTGGGAAGTCAACAgatatttcttgagcatctactgtgtatCAGGTGCTAAGCCAAAGCCTGGACATACAGTGGTGCCTAAAACCAGGCCTGGTTACTGCCCCCATGGAGCTTATAGTTAgtcacacaaatataaaattgtaagcAATGAGAGAGTGTGACCCcaatgaaggaaaagaacataGGACTAAATTCAGCCTAGAAGGCTGAGGAAGTCTTCCTCTAAGCCGAGATCTGAAGGATGAGCAAGGATTAAGGAATGATCAGTGGATAGAGCATTCCCAGGAGAAAAAGCAGGTGTGGAAAGGCCCCAAGGTGGGAGGACAGAGAATGTATTCATGGAATAGAGAAAGTCCAGTGTGGGTGGAAACCTCCAGGCCACCTTCCATACCTGGTACACTGGGGCTGAGGGGGTAGCCAGTGCAAGCAGACTCCTTGGAAGCCCCTCCCCAAACCATACTGCCCCCAACCGCCAAG
This window encodes:
- the EGR2 gene encoding E3 SUMO-protein ligase EGR2 isoform X2, whose protein sequence is MNGVAGDGMINIDMTGEKRSLDLPYPSSFAPVSAPRNQTFTYMGKFSIDPQYPGASCYPEGIINIVSAGILQGVTSPASTTASSSVTSASPNPLATGPLGVCTMSQTQPDLDHLYSPPPPPPPYSGCTGDLYQDPSAFLSAATTSTSSSLAYPPPPSYPSPKPATDPGLFPMIPDYPGFFPSQCQRDLHGTAGPDRKPFPCPLDSLRVPPPLTPLSTIRNFTLGGPSAGATGPGPSGGSEGPRLPGSSSAAAAAAYNPHHLPLRPILRPRKYPNRPSKTPVHERPYPCPAEGCDRRFSRSDELTRHIRIHTGHKPFQCRICMRNFSRSDHLTTHIRTHTGEKPFACDYCGRKFARSDERKRHTKIHLRQKERKSSAPSSSVPAASTASCPGGSQAGGPLCSSNGSTIGGGSLAPCSSRTRTP
- the EGR2 gene encoding E3 SUMO-protein ligase EGR2 isoform X1, which encodes MRVGLPSEASSCRWPARGPRDRPERRRSGLAHVLSDNIYPVEDLAATSVTIFPNAELGGPFDQMNGVAGDGMINIDMTGEKRSLDLPYPSSFAPVSAPRNQTFTYMGKFSIDPQYPGASCYPEGIINIVSAGILQGVTSPASTTASSSVTSASPNPLATGPLGVCTMSQTQPDLDHLYSPPPPPPPYSGCTGDLYQDPSAFLSAATTSTSSSLAYPPPPSYPSPKPATDPGLFPMIPDYPGFFPSQCQRDLHGTAGPDRKPFPCPLDSLRVPPPLTPLSTIRNFTLGGPSAGATGPGPSGGSEGPRLPGSSSAAAAAAYNPHHLPLRPILRPRKYPNRPSKTPVHERPYPCPAEGCDRRFSRSDELTRHIRIHTGHKPFQCRICMRNFSRSDHLTTHIRTHTGEKPFACDYCGRKFARSDERKRHTKIHLRQKERKSSAPSSSVPAASTASCPGGSQAGGPLCSSNGSTIGGGSLAPCSSRTRTP